In Setaria italica strain Yugu1 chromosome IX, Setaria_italica_v2.0, whole genome shotgun sequence, the genomic stretch TGCCCTAGTTTGGGCAAACAAATATATTTACAAATGAAAGAATATTGTACAAGTCCACTGTCGCTTGACCTGAACAAGATCTCGAGGGTGCACGGCAGTGGTTAGTGCCTCTGGCTCCGCATCTGGCCAAGCCTGGTGTTGAGAGCTTCAATGTATGTTCGCAGCCGATGCCGATCGGATCTTGTCAGAGTCAAAGGGGGATTGAGGGCAAGTGATGGTGCCTCGATCAGGAGAAACCGCAGCATGGATACAGCCCTCGTATACCCGGTCATGGCATCTGCTGCTTTCCCGAACATCTCATCAACCTGCGCATTGGGATGAGAAGTATGCCAAAGACAATGGGTGGTCAAGAGGTAAACAACATGCCACATTAGTTCTGGAATGGAATATGTTGAGCTGTACTTACACCACCACGCCTTCCTATATGCAAGGCAGACTGAAATATTATTTCGATCGCATCAGGCATCTCTGTACCATCTACATGCATAAAAACACTATCAGCATCCAAAAGGATTTACCAAGAGATCATAATGATCCAAAATTGCTGGCATGTTAACATACCAGCTATCTGTCCTACAGTGCTGGCTAGTCCTTCAGCATATTCAACATCACTAAGAAACTGTCTCTCTATCTGCATGCAGGCATCATCAGCCAGTTGAGAGTTTCCGAGCAAATGGGGAGCATCAGCACTTAGCCCCTTCATAGGGATATCCTGGGAAGGAGAATCTCTTGCAGTTGAAGCTACAAATGTATTGCATAAATGAATTGCTTGCTTCCAGGTTGCAAGAACAATTAGCTGAATAGAGAACGCCTCCAAGTGTCTGCCAGCTTTGATCTTCAATTAGGTGGTTGATCAGATAAACAGAAGCAAGTCAGTAGTTGCTTAGTTTCCATTGACAAACATTTTTAATGGCTAACTGCAGCCTGGAGCTCTTCTTATTGTTACTCATTTAGGGCATCATTTGAATAATGAATTAGGggaatttgcatctatattaccacTTAAGATGCAATTTTCATCTATACCACTAGGTTACTCAATTGACACAGGCTGATGGTATTGATGAAAAGTGCACATTAGGTGGTGGTATGGATGAAATTATTTCAACTAATAATAACCAAGGTTGAGCCCAAGTAAAATAAAACATGAGGAAATCACATAGGAAAAGAAACTGAACGTCATCAAGGAGATAAATTTTACCTCATCTTTGACCAAAAACGATATGGCTGATGCATACTGCTCCAATAGTCTAATCCTTGCCGGATGATCAGATGGGGGCTGATCCATGGCATCACTCATATCTGCGGATCCTTGTGAGGTGCCAGATGCTGGAGAACAGTGGCTATCCAAGCTACCAGTCCCAGCAGACTGTTGTCTATTAATCGGCAAACCATTTATTGGCATTGGTGAACTCAATAAAGTTAACTTAGGTGGCGAAACAGACGAATTATCATATTTTGTTGGCAAGTTTTGCTGTCGAGAGGCATTTGTTGAAGAAGATGATCCCTCTGGTCCAGACACAAAGACATATTCCTGATCTACAAACTCTAATGAATCAATCATAGGGGAATCTACATTTACAAAGTAAAGAAATAATAAATTCAGTACAAAATATTCATAATTATAATAAGAATGTGCATGATAGTCACTAAAGACTTTCATACCTTCTGGATAGCCACCTTTACGACCTTGTACTTGATCAACATTGCCTTCCTTTGTCTTCTTACCAGCATGGTCGTGGTGTTGGCTACTAGGTGCATGATTATTACCCAAGACATATCTGGAGAAAAGACCAACATGCTTCGATGGACTCTGGCCTGAAGTTTTATCCAATCTTTTACCCACAGGGAACCCATAAGATTTCATCGGACTCTTACTTTCAGGTACTGGACTCTCATCCTGTCCACTTGACTCATCATCCAAAGGGAAAGGCATACAATCTTCTTGAGAACTTTGGCTTGAAGGCAAATCTCTTATGTCAGATGGAGACCGGCTGTAAATGCAATGAAGAATATTAAACACAACGCAGGATGTAGTAGGAGCCAATGTAGtgcagacaaaaaaaaaacctcaaGGTTCTCTCCGGAGCATGTTCAGAAAGAAATGGGTGGTGCACAAACTCTTCAACTGTAAGCCGCTCCACTGGATCAATTACACAGACATAACATTGTTAATAACCCATAACTGCATAGGAACAGCAATAACATAAAGTAATATTCAATCTCTCTTTTAATACTATAGGAGCCTATGCTATGGCTGTACATAATTAGTGTAGGCACTAGTGCTATGTTTCTTATTTCCTATAAGTACTTTTGCAGAAAAACAAATATCCCTTAATAATAGTGAGTTTTCAGAGAACCCTTTTGTCTATGCAAAACTTTCTTAATGTCAAGGTACAtactgagttttttttttttgttgaaaaacAAGGTATATACTGAGTTGAACATCAAATCTGAAAAAGAAGTAAGAAGAAAAGGACAAGTGACAGCACCATTAGAACAACTCTTGTTAGTATCATTCATTTTTTAAAGAAATATTTATCGTGTCAGAAAAGCAAGCACATTTAATAAATCGGAAACGCTAGGCTACGGGCGTCCGGCGTCCGGACGCTCCGCCAGGCCCACCTCATTCTCGTCCACACATTCGTTTCCACCGACAGGCATATCTTATCCTCTGCTCCTTCTGCTCTTTATCCTCTGCGCTCCTCACCGCCGCTGCAGCCTTCCTTCTCATCCCCGCATCAATCCCGTGCTGCAGATGGAGGCTGAGGTGGATGCCTAGGTGGGTGCACTCCCCCACCCCAgcggcctcgtcccccaccccggcggcgcccctcccccacTCCGGCGTCCTCACCCACCGGGAGCGCCCAACGCCCGCGGATCCGATAGCCCTCTTCCCGATCCCAGTGAGATCCAAGCAAGCCCCTGACCCTCCCCTaccccggccggcggcctccCCATATCCGGTAGCGTCTCCTCTCCTTCAGCCGACGACGGGCAGGCTGGTCATCATGGATCTGAGCGGGCTCCGTCTCCTCCGCGTGATGCTCGACGTCGTAGCAAACCGGAGCAGCAGAAGCTCGCGCCTACTGACGGctccatgttgcaataggtacctcctGGTGTTGCATTAGTTATTTTGGGATGTTGCAAcagtggcttttgatgtttcatctgttttgcaacagtccgacttgccagcaatcgggtgttgcaccaacttgttcatgatgttgcatatagttgttttctttgtttcggtcTCTTAttctttcgttgttgcaatgctgtaagag encodes the following:
- the LOC101763923 gene encoding serine/threonine-protein kinase ATG1c isoform X1; its protein translation is MGDGASGRGGGGGGGRRVGEYELLRPIGSGAYSQVWLGRHRARGAEVAVKEIAMERLSSKLRESLLSEVDILRRIRHPNVIALHDSIKDHGRIYLILEYCRGGDLHGYLQRHKRVSETVAKHFIRQLASGLQMLRDNNVVHRDLKPQNILLVENNENSLLKIADFGFAKFLQPFALAETLCGSPLYMAPEVMQAQKYDAKADLWSVGVILYQLVTGIPPFNGDNQIQLLKNILRSREIQFPSDCELSHGCIDLCRKLLRLNSVERLTVEEFVHHPFLSEHAPERTLSRSPSDIRDLPSSQSSQEDCMPFPLDDESSGQDESPVPESKSPMKSYGFPVGKRLDKTSGQSPSKHVGLFSRYVLGNNHAPSSQHHDHAGKKTKEGNVDQVQGRKGGYPEDSPMIDSLEFVDQEYVFVSGPEGSSSSTNASRQQNLPTKYDNSSVSPPKLTLLSSPMPINGLPINRQQSAGTGSLDSHCSPASGTSQGSADMSDAMDQPPSDHPARIRLLEQYASAISFLVKDEIKAGRHLEAFSIQLIVLATWKQAIHLCNTFVASTARDSPSQDIPMKGLSADAPHLLGNSQLADDACMQIERQFLSDVEYAEGLASTVGQIADGTEMPDAIEIIFQSALHIGRRGGVDEMFGKAADAMTGYTRAVSMLRFLLIEAPSLALNPPLTLTRSDRHRLRTYIEALNTRLGQMRSQRH
- the LOC101763923 gene encoding serine/threonine-protein kinase ATG1c isoform X2 — encoded protein: MGDGASGRGGGGGGGRRVGEYELLRPIGSGAYSQVWLGRHRARGAEVAVKEIAMERLSSKLRESLLSEVDILRRIRHPNVIALHDSIKDHGRIYLILEYCRGGDLHGYLQRHKRVSETVAKHFIRQLASGLQMLRDNNVVHRDLKPQNILLVENNENSLLKIADFGFAKFLQPFALAETLCGSPLYMAPEVMQAQKYDAKADLWSVGVILYQLVTGIPPFNGDNQIQLLKNILRSREIQFPSDCELSHGCIDLCRKLLRLNSVERLTVEEFVHHPFLSEHAPERTLSRSPSDIRDLPSSQSSQEDCMPFPLDDESSGQDESPVPESKSPMKSYGFPVGKRLDKTSGQSPSKHVGLFSRYVLGNNHAPSSQHHDHAGKKTKEGNVDQVQGRKGGYPEDQEYVFVSGPEGSSSSTNASRQQNLPTKYDNSSVSPPKLTLLSSPMPINGLPINRQQSAGTGSLDSHCSPASGTSQGSADMSDAMDQPPSDHPARIRLLEQYASAISFLVKDEIKAGRHLEAFSIQLIVLATWKQAIHLCNTFVASTARDSPSQDIPMKGLSADAPHLLGNSQLADDACMQIERQFLSDVEYAEGLASTVGQIADGTEMPDAIEIIFQSALHIGRRGGVDEMFGKAADAMTGYTRAVSMLRFLLIEAPSLALNPPLTLTRSDRHRLRTYIEALNTRLGQMRSQRH